From a single Thalassophryne amazonica chromosome 7, fThaAma1.1, whole genome shotgun sequence genomic region:
- the ubxn11 gene encoding UBX domain-containing protein 11 isoform X2 translates to MMSSPLSLLKKTRRAALPTSDKHKHRSSEGLTIRREPAGTPPSDLELMSAAIQRVNQLEARVRSQAQEIKRKDKHISALEDKLRHVKESARARDQTDGDDFVLRYQQLQKQVQEMEASLFDDLYSSARVFSIWITAALLLCMLQRFLSDYGLMWVGDTDTRDASDSLKGSLTEPGTTLEDFHMNFDLVLKRIRELNALVGEGESFIQATATGARLAQKDPIRLRLYSNGIVMFDGPFRSYQEHSTQQCMQDLMDGYFPSELQDRFPDGVPFQVDDRREEEYIAAQPWAKFPGKGQAPCGGILKAITSENPGKTLSMDQFQNRLPKVVVKSGQVIDMRDSVKADLQGSSVDQKSKSSVLINTPTLQAVNQRLPSTNGVVTMKVKSEDGHHTYLLKMCFSETIGHLRQYLDNHRGVSASDYDIISMYPQRRYVDDSQTLLSCGLTTNAYLLLKTRQHTKSTTAQ, encoded by the exons GCACCCCACCAAGCGACTTGGAGCTGATGTCTGCCGCGATACAGCGAGTCAACCAGCTGGAAGCAAGAGTGAGGAGCCAAGCGCAGGAGATCAAGCGGAAG GATAAACACATTTCTGCCTTGGAGGATAAACTGCGGCATGTGAAAGAATCAG CGCGTGCACGTGATCAGACTGATGGAGATGATTTTGTTCTGAGGTATCAACAACTCCAGAAACAAGTACAGGAAATGGAGGCAAGTTTATTTGATGATTTGTATTCATCAGCTCGAGTCTTTTCAATCTGGATCACTGCAGCGTTGCTGTTGTGTATGTTGCAGCGCTTTCTCAGCGACTATGGTTTGATGTGGGTGGGAGACACGGACACACGTGATGCATCAGACAGCTTGAAAGGAAGCCTTACCGAGCCTG GCACCACTCTGGAGGACTTCCACATGAACTTTGACCTTGTGCTGAAGAGGATCAGGGAGCTGAACGCCCTTGTCGGGGAGGGGGAGTCTTTCATACAAGCAACAGCCACAGGAGCTCGGTTGGCGCAGAAGGATCCAATTCGACTGAGGCTTTACAGTAACGGCATTGTCATGTTTGACGGGCCCTTCCGTTCGTATCAGGAGCACAGCACTCAG CAGTGCATGCAAGATCTGATGGACGGGTATTTTCCATCTGAGCTGCAGGACAGGTTTCCAGATGGCGTACCTTTTCAA GTTGACGACAGACGAGAAGAGGAGTATATCGCCGCACAGCCATGGGCTAAATTTCCCGGTAAAGGACAGGCACCTTGTGGTGGAATCCTAAAAGCCATTACCTCTGAAAATCCTG GCAAAACACTGAGCATGGATCAGTTCCAAAATAGGTTGCCAAAGGTGGTAGTGAAGTCCGGCCAAGTGATTGACATGAGGGACTCGGTGAAGGCTGATCTGCAG GGTTCATCTGTTGACCAGAAAAGTAAATCATCAGTCCTCATCAACACACCCACACTGCAGGCAGTAAACCAAAG GCTGCCGTCGACCAACGGCGTGGTCACGATGAAGGTAAAATCAGAGGATGGCCATCACACTTACCTACTGAAAATGTGCTTCTCAGAAACAATTGGTCACCTTCGACAGTATCTGGACAACCACAG AGGGGTCAGTGCCTCTGATTATGACATCATCAGCATGTACCCGCAGCGGCGCTACGTTGATGACAGCCAAACACTCCTTTCTTGTGGTCTAACAACTAATGCATATCTGTTACTGAAGACGAGACAACACACCAAGTCAACTACTGCTCAATAA
- the LOC117514623 gene encoding LOW QUALITY PROTEIN: centrosomal protein of 85 kDa-like (The sequence of the model RefSeq protein was modified relative to this genomic sequence to represent the inferred CDS: deleted 2 bases in 1 codon) translates to MTTSQRCIESKPSARFADMEWQTPAVTEKFQSRFGHRPGTADSGDTGLGTSASDSAEDFCSSSSSPSFQPIRSQIPIPTAHVMPSTAGAPASKPHPSVQDESQVSEVHRNSSGSRTPSGFDFKVFVVSKSASSPNLDGPTGVGGDPVGPKSRLFEPIPAALVNGLDHSLFPTDHTRVDEGQRFDTPVVEPTLNQQPCLGGICSDLRLRLQMTGLRETVDCVSEAYRGGMEHSYKVLPETRPGVPSTAEPSNQRGSPHCGVGSAGIYASPFSLTQTQTLLREHAGTKSYDPLCQERCSELPSWQQQHKQQLDNLHLQVEQMLLMSTGAGQYPLYSSVHPASESLLKEKDLIIERQQQHMTQLEQRLRESELQVHGTLLGRGASYGDMYMLRLQEAQRENAFLRAQFAERTDCAVLEKVEAERRLGALEAETRRLTDSLKESSDRHAEEMKKQEERMRSRDKHINNLKKKCQKEAELNREKQQRIETLERYLADLPTLEDYQSQNKQLLEAEQQAVVLQERVKELEDRLETMRAQLHEKDTQLEEQKRRERDLLTTVTDMQQRVQQGLEDGARLPSLDVEKLRGENMVLREEQQRLKKVIEKQHRMMEQLGSQIQNLEEQMSREESTSHALRQEVLAKEQNMLELHKAIKELSAQNQDLMEQNLTLQDQLSTPEHRRANQASSALQPTGAHLTQRLHVEIASCLSDLRSLCSILTQRAQGQDPNLSLLLGLTTPPPVAEQFEDWMDPEVLQKKLVEAQQLRRDVEELRNVILDRYAQDMGENCITQ, encoded by the exons ATGACCACCTCACAGAGATGCATTGAATCCAAACCATCAG CTCGGTTTGCTGACATGGAGTGGCAGACGCCAGCTGTGACAGAGAAGTTCCAAAGCCGTTTTGGCCACCGACCAGGAACGGCGGACAGCGGAGACACTGGTCTTGGGACTTCAGCATCTGACAGTGCAGAAG ATTTCTGCAGTTCAAGCAGCAGCCCCTCTTTCCAGCCCATCCGCAGTCAAATCCCAATTCCCACTGCACATGTCATGCCATCCACGGCCGGAGCCCCGGCCTCTAAGCCCCATCCATCTGTCCAGGATGAGTCCCAGGTCTCTGAGGTCCATAGGAATTCCTCTGGTTCCAGAACACCAAGTGGTTTCGACTTCAAAGTCTTCGTCGTCTCCAAATCGGCATCTTCGCCCAACTTGGACGGCCCCACAGGTGTGGGCGGAGATCCTGTGGGGCCAAAGTCCAGACTGTTTGAGCCGATACCCGCAGCCCTCGTCAACGGACTGGACCACTCGCTTTTCCCGACAGACCACACGCGGGTGGATGAGGGCCAGAGGTTTGACACTCCTGTTGTGGAACCTACGCTAAATCAG CAGCCCTGCTTAGGGGGGATATGCTCTGATCTCAGACTCCGATTACAGATGACTGGGCTGAGAGAGACTGTAGACTGTGTGTCAGAGGCCTACAGAGGAGGTATGGAACACAGCTATAAGGTTCTGCCTGAGACTAGGCCTGGAGTTCCCAGTACCGCTGAGCCGTCTAATCAGAGAGGCAGTCCTCATTGTGGGGTTGGATCAGCTGGAATATATGCAAGTCCTTTCAGCCTGACGCAGACGCAGACTTTGCTGAGGGAACATGCAGGAACCAAGAGTTATGACCCATTGTGTCAGGAACGATGCAGCGAACTCCCCAGCTGGCAGCAGCAACATAAGCAGCAGCTGGATAATTTGCACCTGCAGGTAGAACAAATGCTG TTGATGAGTACTGGAGCTGGTCAGTATCCTTTGTATTCCTCTGTTCACCCAGCCAGTGAAAGTCTGCTGAAAGAGAAGGATCTTATTATCGAGAG ACAACAGCAGCATATGACCCAGTTGGAGCAGCGTCTGAGGGAAAGTGAACTGCAAGTCCACGGCACCCTCTTGGGTCGAGGAGCTTCTTATGGAGACATGTACATGCTCAGGCTGCAG GAAGCTCAGAGGGAGAACGCGTTCCTGAGGGCCCAGTTTGCCGAGCGCACAGATTGTGCTGTGCTGGAGAAAGTGGAAGCCGAGCGCAGACTGGGAGCCTTGGAGGCCGAGACTCGCCGATTGACTGACAGCCTAAAGGAGAGCAGTGACAGGCATGCAGAGGAGATGAAGAAACAAGAAGAGAGG ATGCGCAGTCGAGACAAACACATCAACAATTTGAAAAAAAAGTGTCAGAAGGAGGCAGAACTGAATCGAGAGAAGCAGCAGCGTATTGAGACTCTGGAGCGTTACTTAGCCGACCTGCCAACCTTGGAGGACTACCAGAGCCAGAACAAACAG CTCCTGGAGGCTGAACAGCAGGCAGTTGTGCTTCAAGAACGAGTAAAAGAACTGGAAGATCGTCTGGAGACGATGCGCGCTCAACTACATGAGAAAGACACACAGCTGGAGGAGCAGAAACGCAGAGAGAGAGACCTGTTGACCACAGTTACTGA TATGCAGCAGCGGGTGCAGCAAGGCCTTGAGGATGGAGCCAGACTGCCTTCATTGGATGTTGAGAAGCTTAGAGGAGAGAATATGGTtttgagagaagagcagcagcgaCTCAAAAAG GTTATTGAGAAGCAACACAGGATGATGGAACAGCTTGGCTCCCAGATCCAG AATCTGGAGGAGCAGATGTCCCGAGAGGAGAGCACCTCCCACGCTCTCAGACAAGAGGTTTTAGCCAAAGAACAGAATATGTTAGAGCTCCACAAGGCCATAAAGGAG CTGTCTGCACAGAACCAGGACCTGATGGAGCAGAATCTCACCCTGCAGGACCAGTTGAGTACTCCGGAGCACAGGAGGGCTAACCAGGCCTCCTCTGCTCTGCAGCCAACAGGGGCTCATCTCACACAGAGGCTCCATGTGGAGATTGCTTCCTGCCTCAGCGACCTGCGCTCACTGTGCAGCATTCTAACCCAGAGAGCTCAGGGGCAAGATCCCAACCTCTCCCTGCTGCTGGGGCTCACAA CACCTCCACCAGTGGCTGAGCAGTTCGAGGACTGGATGGATCCAGAGGTCCTGCAGAAGAAGCTGGTTGAAGCTCAGCAGCTCCGGCGAGATGTGGAGGAACTACGCAATGTGATATTGGATCGATACGCTCAGGATATGGGAGAAAACTGCATTACCCAATAA